In a single window of the Caulobacter soli genome:
- the hflX gene encoding GTPase HflX codes for MTKSTSKSIDHAVPVLRAFVIHPVRPTRGQSALEARDPNARLEEAVGLAIALDLEVVETTIAPLRLVTPATLFGSGKIQEFAAICEVEKIDVAVFDDQLTPVQQRNLERALNVKVVDRTGLILEIFARRARTREGKLQVELARLDYERSRLVRTWTHLERQRGGTGNTGGPGETQIELDRRLIAGVIIKLKRELEEVRRTRTLHRSARKKVPYPTVALVGYTNAGKSTLFNRLTNATVVAQDMLFATLDPTLRTVKLPDGRPAILSDTVGFISDLPHELVEAFRATLEEVQEADVVLHVRDVANPDTDAQARDVQKVLTELKVLGDDGEADGGKTLIEVWNKIDLVDGEAREILEGQARRLEASPVSAVTGEGCAELLKRVAGLIDDTPPVAVRLAASDGEALAWIYRNGRVESREEENEGGVRLIARLDAQALGRFERQFPDVWIMPTGD; via the coding sequence TTGACCAAATCCACTTCCAAGTCCATCGACCACGCCGTCCCGGTTCTGCGGGCGTTCGTGATCCATCCCGTGCGTCCGACGCGCGGCCAGTCGGCTCTCGAGGCGCGTGATCCCAATGCGCGCCTCGAAGAGGCCGTCGGGCTGGCGATCGCGCTCGACCTCGAGGTCGTCGAGACCACGATCGCGCCCCTGCGCCTGGTCACCCCCGCCACCCTGTTCGGCAGCGGCAAGATCCAGGAATTCGCCGCCATCTGCGAGGTCGAGAAGATCGACGTCGCGGTGTTCGACGACCAGCTGACCCCGGTCCAGCAACGCAATCTGGAGCGCGCCCTGAACGTCAAGGTCGTGGACCGCACGGGCCTGATCCTGGAAATCTTCGCCCGCCGTGCCCGCACCCGCGAGGGCAAGCTGCAGGTCGAGCTGGCGCGGCTGGACTACGAGCGCTCGCGCCTGGTCCGCACCTGGACCCACCTCGAGCGCCAGCGCGGCGGCACCGGCAACACCGGTGGCCCCGGCGAAACCCAGATCGAGCTGGACCGCCGCCTGATCGCCGGCGTGATCATCAAGCTCAAACGCGAGCTGGAGGAGGTGCGGCGCACCCGCACCCTGCACCGCAGCGCCCGCAAGAAGGTGCCGTACCCGACCGTGGCCCTGGTGGGCTACACCAACGCCGGCAAGTCGACCCTGTTCAACCGCCTGACCAACGCCACGGTCGTGGCCCAGGACATGCTGTTCGCGACGCTGGACCCGACCCTGCGCACCGTGAAGCTGCCCGACGGCCGGCCGGCGATCCTGTCCGACACCGTCGGCTTCATTTCCGACCTGCCGCACGAGCTGGTCGAGGCCTTCCGCGCCACCCTGGAGGAGGTGCAGGAGGCCGACGTCGTGCTGCACGTGCGCGACGTGGCCAACCCCGACACCGACGCCCAGGCCCGCGACGTCCAGAAGGTGCTGACCGAGCTGAAGGTTCTGGGCGACGACGGCGAGGCCGACGGCGGCAAGACCCTGATCGAGGTCTGGAACAAGATCGACCTGGTGGACGGCGAGGCCCGCGAGATCCTCGAGGGCCAGGCCCGCCGCCTGGAAGCGTCTCCCGTCTCGGCGGTCACCGGCGAGGGCTGCGCCGAGCTGCTCAAGCGGGTCGCCGGCCTGATCGACGACACCCCGCCGGTCGCCGTGCGCCTTGCGGCCTCCGACGGCGAGGCCCTGGCCTGGATCTACCGCAACGGCCGGGTGGAAAGCCGCGAAGAAGAAAACGAGGGCGGGGTGCGCCTGATCGCCCGCCTCGACGCCCAGGCCCTGGGTCGCTTCGAGCGCCAGTTCCCCGACGTCTGGATCATGCCGACCGGCGACTGA
- the mazG gene encoding nucleoside triphosphate pyrophosphohydrolase, translated as MTDPREKDQHPLFTLIDIMAKLRDPDGGCPWDLEQTFATVAPYTVEEAYEVADAIERHDLSDLKEELGDLLLQVVFHSRMAEEQGAFDLAGVARAINDKMVRRHPHVFGDHAYDDLDAQVAGWEALKAQERKAKAKGGVLDDVPAGLPAMTRAVKLTKRAARVGFDWPSTDEVLDKLAEEVAELKVEIAASDKAKAREELGDLLFVVANLARKLDIEPEDALRATNAKFARRFSFIEAELAKDGRTPDQSDLAEMDGLWDAAKAAEKAGG; from the coding sequence TTGACTGATCCGCGCGAGAAGGATCAGCACCCGCTCTTCACCCTGATCGACATCATGGCCAAGCTGCGCGATCCCGACGGCGGTTGTCCGTGGGACCTGGAGCAGACCTTCGCCACCGTCGCGCCCTATACGGTCGAGGAGGCCTACGAGGTCGCCGACGCCATCGAGCGCCACGACCTGTCCGACCTGAAGGAGGAGCTGGGCGACCTGCTGCTGCAGGTGGTGTTCCATTCGCGCATGGCCGAGGAGCAAGGCGCGTTCGACCTGGCGGGCGTGGCCCGGGCGATCAACGACAAGATGGTGCGCCGCCACCCGCATGTGTTCGGCGACCACGCCTATGACGATCTCGACGCCCAGGTCGCCGGCTGGGAGGCGCTGAAGGCCCAGGAACGCAAGGCCAAGGCCAAGGGCGGGGTGTTGGACGACGTGCCGGCCGGTCTTCCGGCCATGACCCGCGCCGTCAAGCTGACCAAGCGCGCCGCCCGGGTCGGCTTCGACTGGCCCTCGACCGACGAGGTGCTGGACAAGCTGGCCGAGGAAGTCGCCGAGCTGAAGGTCGAGATCGCCGCCAGCGACAAGGCCAAGGCCCGCGAGGAGCTGGGCGACCTGTTGTTCGTGGTCGCCAACCTGGCCCGCAAGCTGGACATCGAGCCCGAGGACGCCCTGCGCGCCACCAACGCCAAGTTCGCGCGGCGTTTCTCGTTCATCGAGGCCGAACTGGCCAAGGACGGGCGGACGCCGGACCAGTCGGACCTGGCCGAGATGGACGGCCTGTGGGACGCGGCCAAAGCGGCGGAGAAGGCCGGCGGCTAG
- the nhaA gene encoding Na+/H+ antiporter NhaA yields MCMTTRPFSALRAFLKSESAGGLLLMGSAALALVVANSPLAEGYFHVLHVYVAGLSVAHWVNDGLMAVFFLLVGLEIKRETVDGELSSWSRRVLPGVAALGGMVVPALIYVAANLQTPANLRGWAIPAATDIAFALGVLSLMGSRAPASLKVFLAALAIIDDLGAILIIAIFYTDHLTLWALGGAAVTLAVLVTMNRLKMMKLWPYLLVGAGLWVFFLKSGIHATLAGVILAMTIPITQSSKKGSPARPDDEHSPLHRLEHGLNPWVAYLVVPVFGFANAGVALGQVGLAELTAPATLGASLGLFLGKPLGVGLFCLAAIKLGWAKRPNGASWGQLFGVCALCGIGFTMSLFINNLAFDAPVLQDETKIGVLVGSLMSALLGWLAFSLASRPRKVHISQDV; encoded by the coding sequence GTGTGCATGACCACCCGCCCATTCTCCGCCCTGCGCGCCTTCCTCAAGAGCGAGTCCGCTGGCGGGCTGCTGCTGATGGGCTCGGCCGCCCTGGCGTTGGTCGTCGCCAATTCGCCGCTAGCCGAGGGCTATTTCCACGTCCTGCACGTGTACGTCGCCGGCCTCAGCGTGGCGCACTGGGTCAATGACGGGCTGATGGCGGTGTTCTTCCTGCTGGTCGGGCTGGAGATCAAGCGCGAGACCGTCGACGGCGAGCTCTCCAGCTGGTCGCGGCGCGTGTTGCCGGGCGTCGCGGCCCTGGGCGGGATGGTCGTCCCGGCCCTGATCTATGTGGCGGCCAATCTGCAGACGCCGGCCAATCTGCGCGGCTGGGCCATTCCGGCCGCCACCGACATCGCCTTCGCCCTGGGCGTGTTGTCGCTGATGGGATCGCGCGCGCCGGCCTCGCTGAAAGTATTCCTGGCCGCCCTGGCCATCATCGACGACCTGGGCGCGATCCTGATCATCGCCATTTTCTACACCGACCACCTGACGCTATGGGCGCTGGGCGGCGCGGCCGTGACGCTTGCCGTGCTGGTGACGATGAACCGCCTGAAGATGATGAAGCTGTGGCCCTATCTCCTTGTCGGCGCTGGACTTTGGGTCTTCTTTCTCAAGTCCGGAATTCACGCCACCCTGGCCGGAGTGATTCTGGCCATGACCATTCCGATCACCCAAAGCTCAAAGAAGGGGTCGCCAGCCCGGCCGGACGACGAACATTCGCCGCTGCACCGGCTGGAGCACGGGCTGAACCCCTGGGTCGCCTATCTGGTCGTGCCGGTCTTCGGCTTCGCCAACGCCGGGGTCGCCCTGGGCCAGGTCGGCCTGGCGGAGCTGACCGCGCCCGCCACCCTGGGCGCGTCGCTGGGCCTGTTCCTGGGCAAGCCGCTGGGCGTGGGCCTGTTCTGCCTGGCGGCCATCAAGCTGGGTTGGGCGAAGCGACCCAACGGCGCGTCCTGGGGCCAGCTGTTCGGCGTCTGCGCCCTCTGCGGCATCGGCTTCACCATGAGCCTGTTCATCAACAACCTGGCCTTCGACGCTCCCGTCCTGCAGGACGAGACCAAGATCGGGGTGCTGGTCGGCTCGCTGATGTCGGCGCTGCTGGGCTGGCTGGCCTTCAGCCTGGCGTCGCGGCCGCGCAAGGTCCACATCTCGCAAGACGTCTGA
- a CDS encoding MFS transporter → MTGRRSSWTLAAFAAPALPLAALGLPLVVYLPEYYVSELGLSLSVVGSAFLLVRVADIILDPILGGMMDRTRTAIGRFRPWLAASAPILMLASYFLFMAKPGVSPFYLWAWLVVCYVGYSMAVLSHTAWGAVLSPDYQQRSRVYGWWSAGNVVGMILVLLLPPILAVIYKGDHAAGVQAMGWFIIALLPLTFLLAIKVVGETNVPPVRQEAGLRQYVGLLKRRSVRILLLADLLMGLAPGITGALFFFFFERIKGFDKAQAGILLLIYFVAALGGSPLWPALAKKIGKHRALALAAVVYAFVQVVTVFTPRNGDGDPLSPPMLLGMLILVLAGLPYSAAPLLVRSMMADLGDEERLASGVDRTGLLYAIVNGTVKLGYALAVGVFLLLAQLGFDPKVPSAQGDTALIVLYAVTPAALGLLVCAIILRYPLDATAHAEIRRQLDARDAAEPLPSPSPEPHVAPLVAPPRNA, encoded by the coding sequence ATGACCGGACGGCGCTCATCCTGGACCCTGGCGGCCTTCGCCGCGCCCGCCTTGCCCCTGGCCGCCCTGGGCCTGCCCCTGGTGGTCTATCTCCCCGAATACTATGTCAGCGAGCTGGGTCTTTCGCTGTCGGTGGTCGGCTCGGCCTTCCTGCTGGTGCGGGTGGCCGACATCATCCTGGACCCGATCCTGGGCGGCATGATGGATCGCACGCGGACCGCCATCGGCCGCTTCAGGCCCTGGCTGGCGGCCAGCGCGCCCATCCTGATGCTGGCGTCTTATTTCCTGTTCATGGCCAAGCCCGGGGTGAGCCCGTTCTATCTCTGGGCCTGGCTGGTGGTCTGCTACGTCGGCTATTCGATGGCGGTGCTGTCGCACACGGCCTGGGGCGCGGTGCTGTCGCCCGACTACCAGCAGCGCTCGCGCGTCTACGGCTGGTGGAGCGCCGGCAATGTGGTGGGCATGATCCTGGTCCTGCTGCTGCCGCCGATCCTGGCGGTCATCTACAAGGGCGATCACGCCGCCGGCGTACAGGCCATGGGCTGGTTCATCATCGCCCTGCTGCCCCTGACCTTCCTGCTGGCCATCAAGGTGGTGGGCGAAACCAACGTGCCGCCGGTCAGGCAGGAAGCCGGCCTGCGGCAGTATGTGGGCCTGCTCAAGCGCCGATCGGTGCGGATCCTGCTGCTGGCCGACCTGCTGATGGGCCTGGCGCCGGGCATCACCGGGGCCCTGTTCTTCTTCTTCTTCGAGCGCATCAAGGGGTTCGACAAGGCCCAGGCCGGCATCCTGCTGCTGATCTATTTCGTCGCCGCGCTGGGCGGATCGCCGCTGTGGCCGGCCCTGGCCAAGAAGATCGGCAAGCACCGGGCCCTGGCGCTGGCCGCCGTGGTCTACGCCTTCGTTCAGGTGGTGACGGTGTTCACCCCCAGGAACGGCGACGGGGATCCGCTCAGCCCGCCGATGCTGCTGGGCATGCTGATCCTGGTGCTGGCCGGCCTGCCCTATTCCGCCGCGCCGCTGCTGGTGCGCTCGATGATGGCCGACCTGGGCGACGAGGAGCGGCTGGCCAGCGGCGTCGACCGCACCGGCCTGCTCTACGCCATCGTCAACGGCACGGTGAAGCTGGGCTACGCCCTGGCCGTGGGCGTGTTCCTGCTGCTGGCCCAGTTGGGTTTCGACCCCAAGGTTCCCAGCGCCCAGGGCGATACGGCGCTGATCGTTCTCTACGCCGTGACGCCGGCGGCGCTGGGCCTGCTGGTGTGCGCGATCATCCTGCGCTATCCGCTGGACGCGACCGCCCACGCCGAGATCCGCCGTCAGCTCGACGCGCGGGACGCGGCCGAGCCCCTCCCCAGTCCGAGCCCGGAACCGCATGTCGCCCCCCTCGTCGCACCCCCAAGAAACGCCTAA
- a CDS encoding lysozyme: protein MANDLWDGVTVPAAATVVVKRVEGFFAHPYDDNGALPGGTWTIGYGTIRDAAGKAVTPSTPAVTEVQAVKLLLRDMKRAAVDVHTRVRTPLLVYEAAALISWTYNLGDGALRTSTLLRKLNAGEKTAVPAEMRKWINQNGKPLVGLLRRRWAEAAIFVGKDPINACVRAWREIDDLNDWPAF from the coding sequence ATGGCCAACGATCTTTGGGACGGCGTGACGGTGCCGGCCGCCGCCACGGTGGTCGTCAAGCGGGTGGAGGGCTTCTTCGCCCATCCCTATGACGACAACGGCGCGCTGCCGGGCGGCACCTGGACCATCGGCTACGGCACGATCCGCGACGCGGCGGGAAAGGCCGTGACGCCGTCGACCCCGGCCGTCACCGAGGTCCAGGCCGTCAAGCTGCTGCTGCGCGACATGAAGCGTGCGGCGGTGGACGTGCACACCCGCGTGCGCACGCCGCTGCTGGTCTACGAGGCCGCCGCCCTGATCTCCTGGACCTACAATCTGGGCGACGGGGCGCTGCGCACCTCGACCCTGTTGCGCAAGCTGAACGCCGGCGAGAAGACCGCCGTGCCGGCCGAGATGCGCAAGTGGATCAACCAGAACGGCAAGCCGCTGGTCGGCCTGCTGCGCCGTCGCTGGGCCGAGGCGGCGATCTTCGTCGGCAAGGACCCCATCAACGCGTGTGTCAGGGCCTGGCGCGAGATCGACGATCTCAACGACTGGCCGGCGTTCTAG
- a CDS encoding D-amino-acid transaminase yields the protein MSRFAYVNGRFVRHGEAAVHIEDRGYQLADGVYEVWAVFGGKLADAAGHFARLWRSLDELKIAHPMSQAALTVVLREAIRRNKVREGMVYLQVTRGVAPRDHAFPNPAVPPAVVITAKSVDRAAAEAKAAKGQSVVTVPENRWGRCDIKSIGLLPNALAKQAARERGAVEAWFVDELGLVTEGASSNAWIVDAEGRLRTRDTQANILRGITRSSLLDVIAEAGFPVAEQPFTVEEAKAAREAFITGAGTLVLPIVSVDGAQIGDGKPGPVATRLRRLYIERAKAVAI from the coding sequence ATGTCGCGTTTCGCCTATGTGAACGGCCGCTTTGTCCGCCATGGCGAGGCCGCCGTGCATATCGAGGACCGCGGCTACCAGCTGGCCGATGGCGTCTACGAGGTGTGGGCGGTGTTCGGCGGCAAGCTGGCCGACGCGGCCGGGCACTTCGCGCGGCTGTGGCGCAGCCTGGACGAGCTGAAGATCGCTCACCCGATGAGCCAGGCCGCCCTGACCGTGGTGCTGCGCGAGGCCATCCGCCGCAATAAAGTGCGGGAGGGCATGGTCTATCTGCAGGTGACGCGCGGCGTCGCGCCCCGCGACCACGCCTTCCCCAATCCCGCCGTGCCGCCGGCCGTGGTGATCACCGCCAAGAGCGTCGATCGCGCGGCCGCCGAGGCCAAGGCCGCCAAGGGCCAGTCGGTCGTCACCGTGCCGGAGAACCGCTGGGGCCGCTGCGACATCAAGTCGATCGGCCTGTTGCCCAACGCCCTGGCCAAGCAGGCGGCGCGCGAGCGCGGCGCGGTCGAGGCCTGGTTCGTCGACGAGCTGGGCCTGGTCACCGAAGGCGCCTCGTCCAACGCCTGGATCGTCGACGCCGAGGGCCGCCTGCGCACCCGCGACACCCAGGCCAACATCCTGCGCGGCATAACGCGTTCCAGCCTGCTCGACGTCATCGCTGAAGCCGGCTTTCCGGTCGCCGAGCAGCCGTTCACGGTGGAGGAGGCCAAGGCCGCCCGCGAGGCCTTCATCACCGGCGCCGGCACGCTGGTGCTGCCGATCGTCAGCGTCGACGGCGCGCAAATCGGCGATGGAAAGCCCGGACCGGTGGCGACACGGCTTCGGCGTCTCTATATCGAGCGCGCCAAGGCGGTCGCGATCTAG
- the hfq gene encoding RNA chaperone Hfq: MSTEKKQNLQDTFLNSVRKSKTPLTIFLVNGVKLQGVVSWFDNFCVLLRRDGQSQLVYKHAISTIMPAQPVQLYEPSADQDD; encoded by the coding sequence ATGTCGACCGAGAAAAAACAAAACCTTCAGGACACTTTCCTGAACAGCGTGCGCAAGTCGAAGACGCCGCTGACCATCTTCCTGGTGAACGGCGTGAAGCTGCAGGGCGTTGTCAGCTGGTTCGACAATTTCTGCGTTCTGCTCCGCCGCGATGGCCAGTCCCAACTGGTCTACAAGCACGCCATTTCGACGATCATGCCGGCCCAGCCCGTGCAGCTGTACGAGCCGAGCGCTGATCAAGACGATTGA